The following nucleotide sequence is from Sphingomonas panacisoli.
CCTATGCCGATATGCGGCTCGCGCCGTTCATGGTCGCGATCGCGCTGATCGCGATCCGGCCGCGGCCGCTGCCCGGCGACACGCGGTTGCTGGCGCTCGAGAATCCGGGGCTGGGCGATGCCGAGCTCCAGACCATCGTCATGGCGCGGCGGCGGCGGTCGATGGCGCTGTTCGCGATGCTCGGGCTGGCGTTCGTGCTGGTGCGTACGGGCGCGACCACGGTCAGCTACGTGCTGTTCGACCAGCGTTATGCGCGCGAGTTGAAGGCGCTCGATCACGTGCCGATCGGGGCGCGACTGGTCACGTTCGTCGGGCAGAATTGCGTCGCTGATTGGAAGATGAGCCGGCTCGAGCACATGCCCGCGCTCGCGCTCGAACGGCGCATGGCCTATACCAACGATCAATGGTCGATGGCCGGCGCGCAGTTGCTGACGACCAAATACGTTCCCGCCGTGCCGTTCGCGCACGACCCGTCGCAGATCACCACGCTGATGCAGTGTCCGCGGCAATATTGGCGGCCGATCAATCGTAGTCTGGCAAAGTTCCCGCGAGCCGCGTTCGACTATGTCTGGCTGATCAGCCCGCCGCCCTACGATCCCAAATATACCCAGGATTTGACCCCGATCTGGCGCGACGGCACCAGCGTGCTGTTCAAGGTCGACCACGTCGATGTCGCGCCGGTCACGAAGCGCGGCGACTTCCCGATGCCGCCGCGGGGCAAGAACCCGTTCTACTGATCGCGCTTGAACGGCGTCAGCGCGGCCAGATAGTCCTGATCGCTTTCGACCCCCAGCCGTTCGCGCGCCAGGAAGTCGGCAACCGCGCAGCGGAAACCGCGGTCGGGAATGTAGTGCGCTGACCAGGTTGTCACCGGAACATAGCCGCGCGCGAGCTTGTGTTCGCCCTGCGCCCCCGCCTCCACCGTCGAGAGCCCGCGCGCGATCGCGGCGTCGATCGCCTGGTAGTAACATAGCTCGAAATGGAGGAACGGGACGTCTTCGGTACAGCCCCAATAGCGACCGTAGAGCGTGTCGGCACCGATCAGATTGAGCGCGCCCGCGATCGGTCGCCCGTCGCGTTCGGCGAGGATCAGCAGTGTCCGCTTCGACATCCGTTCGCCGAGCAACGAGAAGAAGCTGCGCGTCAGATACGGATGGCCCCATTTGCGGCTGCCGGTGTCCTGGTAGAAGGTCCAGAACGCATCCCAATGCGCTTCGGTCAGGTCGGCGCCGGTCAGGTGGCGGATCGTCAGCCCCTCGACCGCCTTCGCGCGCTCGTGGCGGATCGCCTTGCGTTTGCGCGACGACAGCGCGGCGAGGAAATCATCGAAGCTGGCATAACCGTCGTTGCGCCAATGGAATTGCGTGCCGGTGCGGATCAGCCAGCCCGCCGCTTCGAACAACGGCACTTGGTCCGGCGCCACGAACGTCGCGTGCGCCGACGACAGGTTGTTGTTGTCGGTCAACGCCTCCAGCGCACCGATCAGCGCGGGGGCAAGGTTGGCATCGCGCAGCAAGAGCCGCGGCCCCGGCACCGGCGTAAACGGTGCGGCGACCTGGAGCTTGGGATAGTAGTTGCCGCCCGCGCGCTCCCACGCATCGGCCCAGGCGTGGTCGAAGACGTACTCGCCCTGGCTGTGGCTCTTGGCGAACGCCGGCGCGACCGCGCCGGGCCGTCCATCGACGCCATCGACGATCACCGGCAGCGGCTGCCACCCGGTCCCGGGCCCGACGCTCCCCGATTCCTCGAGGATCGACAGGAAGGCGTGGCCGACGAACGGATTGCCAGCACCCGCGCACGCATTCCAGTCGGCTGCCGGAATGGCGGAAACGCCGTCGGCGACGCGCGCGGTGATCGTGTTGGAAGTCACTAGACCCTAGATAGGGTCAGGCGGTGAGCTTCACCACCGCGTCGACTTCGACCGCCGCGCCGCGCGGCAACGCCGCGACGCCGACCGCGCTGCGGGCATGCTTGCCGGCGTCGCCGAACAACGCTTCCATCAGGTTCGAGGCGCCATTCGCGACTTCGGGCTGGTCGGTGAAATCGGGGGTCGAGTTGACGAACACGCCCAGCTTCACGATCCGCTCGACGCGCGACAGGTCGCCGCCCAGCGCGGCCTTGATCTGCGCGACCAGCATAAGCCCGCACAGTTCGGCGGCCTCCTGACCTGCGACCTTATCGACGTCGTCGCCCAGCTTGCCCGTCACGACCTTGCCGTCGCGGAACGGCAGCTGGCCGGAAATGTGCAGCAACCCGCCGGCATCGACCGTCGGGACGTACGACGCGACCGGCGCGGCGGCGGTCGGCAGCGACAGGCCCATTTCCTCCAGCTTGCGGTCGATACGGTCGGTCATGCGGGCATTCCTTCTGTGTCAGCGGGAAGATTGTCGGCGAAACGCTGGACGATCCAGTCGCGCGCCCCTTCCCAATCGTCGATCCTGGCGTGCGCGAACGGCGCCGGCGGCACGTTATGCGCCATCGCCGGTTCGGCTACGAGGTGGAGCCGGTGCACGCTCGGCGCGTGCTTGGCAACAGATTCGTGGTGCACGGCCAGATCATCGACGAACACCGTGACGCTCGGGCCATATTCGGCGACGAGCCGCGCGACCGGATCGCCCTTGCCGCCGCGATTGGTCTCGACGCGGTGGTTGATGCCGTGCGCCGCCAGTTGCGTGATGCGATGATCGCGGCAGTGATCGCCGAGGTTGGTCAGGATGACGATATCGGCTTGCCGCGCGATCGCGGCGAGCGCTTCGGCGGCGGCGGGGACCAGCGTCTGGCGCTCCATCTCCGCCGGGAAGAATTCGTCGAGCATGGCGAACGCCGCCGCCGGCTCGACCGGGGAACCGTCGGCGGCGGTGATCGCGACGAAGCTGCCGGTCTCGTACGCGAAGTGCATGTCGTGGCGTTCGCGCATCCACGTCCCGAAATGCCGCACCATATGGAGCAGCACTTCGTCGCAATCGCAGATCAGGAGCGGGCGTGTCATGCGTCGAGCGCGCGATGCGCGGCGACCAGCGCTTCGGGCTTCACGCCGATCTCTGCCGCGCAGGCGATCAGATCGGGCTCGTGATTCTCGAGAAAGCCGAACAATGCCGACAACGTCGCGGGGTCGCCGACCGACGCCTTCAGGTCCGCAGGGCTCAGGCCGGTAACATCGAGCAAGCGTTGCGCTCGGCTCGGCTCGGCCAGCGTCCAGACCAGCGCACGCAGGCCGAGCATCGATGGGTCGTGGCTGGTGTCTGTCGTGGCCATTGCTATCGTCGAGTGATGGAGAATGATCTTCCCGTGGCAAAGCGCGTGCTGGTTGTCGAGGACAACGAGCTCAACCTGAAGCTGTTTTGCGACCTGTTGCGTGCGCACGAATTCGAAACCGAACCGGTCCGCGACGGGCGCGAGGCGGTGGACAAGGCGCGAGCCTTCTTCCCCGACCTGATCGTGATGGATATCCAGTTGCCGCACGTCAGCGGGCTAGATCTGATCGAGCAGATCAAGAGCGACGAGGCGTTGAAGCGCACGCCGATCATGGCGGTGACCGCCTATGCCGGGCGCGAGGACGAGGACCGCATCCGCGCGGCGGGGGCCGACGCGTTCGTGTCGAAACCGATTTCGGTCGCGCGGTTCGTGGATGAGGTGAACGCGTTGCTGTAGGCAAAGCAAAGGCCGCTAGGGTTTCCCCTGCGGCCCCGGATCCCCGCTTTCGCGGGGACTGCGTAATCCGGGCTACGCCCGAATTACTTGATCTTCGCTTCCTTGAACTCGACGTGCTTGCGCGCGATCGGGTCGTACTTGCGGAACGACAGCTTCTCGGTCTGGTTGCGCGGATTCTTCTTCGTGACGTAGAAGAAGCCGGTATCGGCCGAGCTGACGAGCTTGATCTTGACGGTGGCCGGCTTTGCCATGACCCGAATTCCTGTAAGTTGAAATGCAAAAGCGGCGGAAACGAGCCGCCGCTTGTCAGGGGCGGGCCAATGCCCAACGTCGTCACGTTTGTCAAGCGAAGCGCGCGCAACACGATTAGGCGTTCGTTTACCAATTAGGGCGCAGGCTCCATTCGTCCCAACAGGAGTTCGGGCGATGGGGGTTCAGGAATACGATCTCGCGGCGGCGTGCGCGAAGCTCAACATGATGGCGGGCCATGCCCGTCCGGCCGACTTGGCGGGTGCGGTCGATGCGATCCGCGCCATGGCGCAGAGCCAAGGGAGATTGCCCGTCGTGGCGGTCGCGCGGGCGATCGAGGCGGCGCTGGCGCGGGGCGAGCGTGGAGTCGCCGTCCAGGGCTGGATCGCGATGCTGAGCGAGGCGGTCGGCTGCGATCGCAGCGATGCCGATTGCACCAGCATCTATCTCGCCGCGGGCGCGGTGCGGCTGGCCTACTAGACCCATGGACTCGTTGATGGCGGCGCTGGTCGCGGCGCTGCTGATTCGCGCGACCGATCGCTCGGCCGCCTGGGTCGCCGTTGCCGCCGAGCAAAGCCGCAGGACCGGCCCGGTGCTGGGTGGCGCGTTCATCGCCTTGATCGTGACGCACGCAATTGCCGCGACGGCGGGCTATTTCGTCGGGCAGCATATCACGCCCAATCCCAAACTATTGATGCTCGGGCTCGCCTTGCTGGCCGCTGCCGCCGGGTCGGTGTGGCCGGGCAAGGCCAAGCCGGTCGCGTGCCGTCGTCCGTTCGTCGATACGGCGGCGCATCTGATATCGACCGGGCTCGGCGGGCGGGGCGAGTTCGTGATCTTCGCGATTTCGCTCAGCGGCCTGCCGGTGCTGGCTGGGGTAGGCGGCGTGATCGGCAGCCTGGTCGTGCTGGGTTTTGCCGCAGTTGCGGGCGATGCGTTGTGGCGGGGTCTTCCGGATCGCGTGGCGGGTTGGGTCGTTGGGATATTGCTCGGCATCACCGGCACCTGGCAGGCGTTGGCGGCGCTGCGCCTGATCTAGGGGGCGATTACACCAAGCGATAAAAACGCTGCACGGCGGCGGAGCGTTTCCGATATGGATTCGTTCACGAAACGACTCGCCAAGCAGGAGCTGCTATGTCCACGTCCGACCTCAAAACCCCGACCGATCTGACCAGCAACGCGACCAAGAGCGTGCAGGACGCGCTCAACGCGATTCTCGCTGATACGTTCGCGCTGTATATGAAGACCAAGAACTTCCACTGGCACGTCAGCGGCCCGCATTTCCGCGACTATCACCTGATGCTCGACGAGCAGGCGGCGCAGATCTTCGCATCGACCGACGACATTGCCGAGCGCGTGCGCAAAACGGGGAACACGACGTTGCGATCGATCGGCGACATCGCGCGGCACCAGACGATCAAGGACAACGACAAGGATTTCGTCGGACCCGACGCGATGCTGAAGGAGTTGCGCGACGACAATCTGGCGCTGGTCGAGCATCTGCGCGAGGCAAAGGACATCGCCGACGACGCCAAGGACAATGCGACCAGCGCGATGATCGACGATTGGACCGACCAGGCCGAACGCCGCGCCTGGTTCCTGTTCGAGGCTGGGCGGAAAGCCTAAGGGCCGAGCGTCAGCAGCCAGAGATCGGGCGGCTCGCCGATACGGATCGGCGGGCCGCTCGTGCCGAGCCCGCCGGTGACCACCACAATGCGCTTGCCCTCGCGAACGACGCCGCAGCGATAGCGTTTGTCGTACGGCTGGCGGCCCGGCGACCAGCCGAATATCCGCACCTGGCCGCAATGCGTATGCCCCGCGAGCAGCACGCTGCCGTCGGGCAGGAGCGGGAAGATGCTCGGCGAGTGCGTCAGGAACAGGCGGCCACCGGACACATGCTCCATCGCCGTCACGGTGGCGGGAATGTTGCTGTGATAGGAAAAGCGATCGCCGATCACGCCGATCGCCAGCGGCCCGCGCGCGATGGCCTGGTTTTCCAATACGGTGATCCCGGCGCGCTCGAGCTGGCCGCGCACCGCGGCTGCGCCGGTCCAATTGTCATGGTTGCCAAGCATCGCGACGACGCCCAGCGGTGCCTTCAGCCGCGACAGCGGCGCGACCATCGCTTCGCCGATCGTGGCCGCGCTGTTCGCCGCGTGGCCGTTGATCATGTCGCCCGCGATGAAGACGATGTCGGGCTTCAGCGCGTTGATCTGATCGACGATGCGCGTGAGCCGTCCGGCGTCCATCGCCCAAGAGCCGATATGCACATCGCTGATCAACACCGCGCGCACCGGCTTCGCGCCGGCCGGCCAACCCGGTAGCAACAGGGTGGCCGTGCGGACCACGGGATCGCGCCGCGCTTCCAGCATGCCATACCCGAACAGCCCCGCCACCAGCAGGATCAGAACGAGCATGACGACGAGCAGCTTGCGCATGCGCAATCGTTAGCGCGGCGTAACGGAGCGCGGAACTCCCCGTTTCGCGCTAGGTTGTCCCGATATGCACGCCTTCGCGCAGCTCCTCGATTCGCTGATCTACACGCGGTCGCGCAATGCCAAGCTCAAGCTGATCGGCGATTATCTGCGCGCCACGCCCGATCCCGATCGCGGTTGGGCGATGGCGGCGTTGACCGGCGACCTCGATCTCAAGGCAGTGAAGCCGGCGGTGATCCGCGCCTTGATCGAGGAGCGCGTCGATCCGGTGCTGTTCCGGATGAGCCGCGATTATGTCGGCGACACGGCGGAGACGATCGCGTTGCTGTGGCCGGGCGCCGACGACGGGGCGGGCGAGCCGCTGTCGGTGTCGAACGTCGTCGATACGCTCAACAGCCTGTCGCGGTCGGACGCGCCCGCCGCGCTCGCCGCGATGCTCGACCGGATGGATGCCGAGGAGCGGTTCGCCTTGCTCAAGATGGCGACCGGCGCTTTGCGGATCGGCGTGTCGGCCCGGCTGGCGAAGACCGCGCTCGCCAATGCCTTCGGGGTCGAGGTCGATGCGGTCGAAGAGGTGTGGCACGCGATCCGTCCGCCTTATGCCGAACTGTTCGACTGGGTCGAAGGGCGCGGCGAGCAACCGACCGCCGCCGACGTGCCGGTGTTTCGCCCGTTCATGCTCGCGCATCCGCTCGAGGAGTTGCGCGTCGATTTGAAGGACTATGCCGCCGAGTGGAAATGGGACGGCATCCGCGTGCAACTGGTCCATGTCGGCGGCGAGACCCGGCTCTACAGCCGCGCGGGCGACGACATCACCGGCAGTTTCCCCGACGTGGCCTCGGCCTTCGCGACGCCCGGCGTGCTCGACGGCGAGTTGATGGTGAAGGGCGAGTTCCAGGGCGGCGAGGCGGCGAGCTTCAACGCCTTGCAGCAGCGGCTGGGGCGCAAGGTCGTGTCTGGCAAGATGCTGGCCGACTATCCCGCGTTCGTGCGGCTCTACGACATATTGTTCGACGGCGCCGAGGATCTGCGTCCGCTGACCTGGACCGAGCGGCGCAAGCGGCTCGAGGCGTTCGCCAGGCACCTCGACCCCGATCGCTTCGACGTCAGCGCGCTGATCGACGCCGCCGACTTCGACGCGCTCGAGGAAGTCCGCGCCGGTGCGCGTGACGCCGCGATCGAGGGCGTCATGCTCAAGCGCCGCGACTCGGATTACGTCGCCGGCCGCCGCACCGGTCTGTGGTACAAATGGAAGCGCGATCCGCTGACCGCCGATTGCGTGATGATGTACGCGCAGCGCGGCAGCGGGCGGCGATCGTCCTATTACAGCGACTATACCTTCGGCTGCTGGACCGAGGACGGCGAATTGCTGCCGGTCGGCAAGGCCTATTCGGGGATCACCGACGACGAGCTGAAAATGCTCGACAGCTTCGTGCGCAACCACACGCTCAACCGGTTCGGCCCGGTGCGCGAGGTCGAGAAGACGCTTGTGCTCGAAGTCGCGTTCGATTCGATCCACGAATCGAAACGCCACAAATCGGGCGTCGCGATGCGCTTCCCCCGCATCCACCGCATCCGCACCGACAAGCCCGCGGCGGAGGCCGATCGGCTCGATACCCTCAAGCGGATGATCACCTGAATCGCGTGCTAAGTTGACACCAAGTTGACACTAGCGACGTCGTCCGGCCGACCGGAACCTCCCGACCGGCAGGGAGGATATCGGCAAATCGCGGGGGGCGTGAGCATAGGCGGACGCTGACAAATCAAATCCAACATTGCCAGCCTTTTCGCGGCGCCCTTGCTCGCGCGCCGGACTTGGGCGAACGCGGGCGGCATGACTCCCGTCGCGCTCGCCTCGCTGCTCATGATCGCTTCGGGCGCGATCCACGCGATGGTCAGCGCGATCGTCAAAGGCGGCAAGAGCAAGATGGCGTCGCGCGCCGCAACCGACAGCACGAGCGCGACGATCCTGTTGCCCGCCATCGCGATCGTGCCCTGGCCGACCGGCGCGTGGGGCTGGCTCGCGGCGAGCACGGTCGTCCACCTGCTCTATCTCTACGCGATGATCCGCACGTACGAGGTCGCGGATTTCTCTGCGGCGTATCCGGCGATGCGCGGCACTGCACCGTTGCTGACCGCGGCGATCAGCGTCGGGTTGTTCGGCGAACACCTCGATACGCCGGTCGCGATCGGGATCGTGATGATCGGTGCGGCCCTGTTCACCCTGGTGTTCCATCGTCATCTCGGGCGCAACGCGCTCGGCTGGGCGATGACGACCGGTGCGATGACCGCGCTCTACACGGTCGCCGACGCGCACGGCGTCCGCGCGGCGCCGACGCCGTTCAGTTATATCGCGTGGGATTTCGTGCTGCTCGGCGTCGTGAGCGTCAGCGTGTTCGCCACGGCGACTCGCGGGCGCGTCTTTGCCGACATGCGCAGCGCGTGGCGGCCGTGCGCGGTGGCGGGGGTGCTGTCGATCGTGACGTACGGCCTTGCGCTCTATGCTTTGTCGTTCGGCCCGACCGCGCCGCTCGCCGCGTTGCGCGAGACGGGGATGGTAACCGCCTTGCTACTCGCCATCGTGTTCCTGAAGGAGCGCGTCACCGCCGCCCGCGCGATCGCGGTGTTCGGTATCCTCGGCGGCGCGGCGCTGATCTTGGCGGGGTAGCGGCCCGACCTTTGTGCAAGCGGACGCAGTGCTCCGGCGAAAGCTGCAGCGTTGGCGCACAAGGCTCCGATCGCCTACGCTCCGGCCTTCGCCGCAGCACTGCCAAATGTGTAACCGCGGTCTCGCGGCCACGAAAAAGCCCGGCGTGCGATGTCTCGCGCGCCGGGCCTCTCGTTCCCGCTAGGGATGCGAATCAGATCGCGGTGAGGTTCACCGCCGCGTGCTTGCCGCGGCGCGTGTCGATCTCGAGCTCGAATTCGAGCCGGTCGCCCTCGTTGAGGTTAGTCATGCCGGCGCGTTCCACCGCGGAGATGTGAACGAACGCATCGGGCTGGCCGTCGTCGCGCTGAATGAAGCCGAAGCCCTTCATCGCGTTGAAGAACTTGACCGTGCCGGTCGCCTTCTCGCCGGTCAACTCGCGCCCGCCGCCGCCACCGCCGGCGCGCGGACCCGCATCGCGATCGCGCGGCGGACCACGGTCGGTCACCGGCATCGGCTCGCCGTCGATCTTCAGGTCGGTCGCCGAAATGCGCCCACCGCGATCGACCAGGGTGAAGCCGAGCGGCTGGCCCTCGGCCAGACCAGTCAGCCCGGCCTGCTCGACCGCGCTGATGTGAACGAACACGTCTTCACCGCCGTCGTCACGAACGACGAAGCCGAAGCCCTTCTGGCCGTTGAAGAATTTGACCACGCCGGTGCCTTCGCCGACGACCTGCGGGGGCATGCCGCCACCACCGCCGCCGCCGCCACGGAAGCCGCCACCGCCGCCGCCGCCACGGAATCCACCGCCGCCGCCGCCGCCGAAGCCGCCGCCACCACCGCCGCGATAGCCACCGCCACCGCCGCCGCCGTAACCGCCGCCGCCACCGAATCGGTCGCCGCCGCCGAAGCCGCCGCCACCGAAATCACCGCCGCCGCCACCAAAATCGTCGCCGCCGAAACTGTCGCGCTTGTCGCGGCCGCGTCCACCACGGTTCCCGCGGCCACCTTTATCGAAACTCATGCCCTGTTCGTCTTTCCGGTCCGCCCAAAATTCCAATCAAGGACCAACACGCCGGACGACGGACGCAGCCCTTCAGGCGCAGACAACAGCGCCTCTTTTCGAGTCTTAGACCAAAATATGGCCGTCCGCGAACAAAATCGTCGGTATTCCTGCCCTTCTCATCGCGATACTTGCGCGGGCGTTGCTCAGACGGCACAGCCTAGGCGATGTCGATCATCGAATTGCTTGCCAGTCCGGCCGCGTGGGCGGCGCTCCTCACGCTGATCGTGATGGAGGTCGTGCTCGGCATCGACAATCTGGTGTTCATCTCGATCCTGTCGAACAAGCTGCCCGAGGCGGAGCGGTCGCGCACGCGGCGAATCGGCATCACGCTGGCGCTGGTGATGCGGATCGCATTGCTGTTTTCGATCTTCATCATCGTCGGCTTGGTGAAGCCGGTGTTCGACCTGGGGCTGACCGGCGCGCTCGACGCGCACGGCAATCCGACGTTCGAGACGGCGTTCTCGATCCGCGACCTGATCCTGATCGCGGGCGGCCTGTTTCTGATCTACAAGGCGACCAAGGAAATCCACCACAGCGTCGATCCCGACGAATCCGATTCGGCGCTTGATAAGACCAACAGCCAGAAGTCGCTCGGATTTACGGCGGCGATCGTCCAGATCCTGGCGCTCGACCTGGTGTTCTCGATCGATTCGATCCTGACCGCGGTCGGCATGACCGACGAATTGCCGATCATGATCGCGGCGGTGGTGGTCGCGGTCGGCGTGATGATGCTGGCGGCGGACCCGTTGGGGAATTTCATCGAGAAGAATCCGACCGTGGTGATGCTCGCGCTCGGATTCCTGCTGATGATCGGGCTGGTGCTGATCGCCGACGGCTTCGGCGTCCATGTGCCGAAGGGGTACGTCTACACCGCGATGGCGTTTTCGGCCGGGGTCGAGATGCTCAATATCTGGAGCCGGCGTGCCCGCGAGCGGCGCAGAGGCAACACCGCCGGCCATTGAGCGTTAAGCCGGATCGGACTAGGCGAAGGCGATGACGGTTCACCTCCACGAAGAAGACATTCCCGCCGGCCTGTTCGCGCCGGGCGCCGCGATCGCGGTCGATACCGAGACGATGGGCTTGGTCACGCCGCGCGACCGGCTCTGCCTGGTCCAGCTGTCC
It contains:
- a CDS encoding DUF3572 family protein, whose translation is MATTDTSHDPSMLGLRALVWTLAEPSRAQRLLDVTGLSPADLKASVGDPATLSALFGFLENHEPDLIACAAEIGVKPEALVAAHRALDA
- a CDS encoding metallophosphoesterase yields the protein MRKLLVVMLVLILLVAGLFGYGMLEARRDPVVRTATLLLPGWPAGAKPVRAVLISDVHIGSWAMDAGRLTRIVDQINALKPDIVFIAGDMINGHAANSAATIGEAMVAPLSRLKAPLGVVAMLGNHDNWTGAAAVRGQLERAGITVLENQAIARGPLAIGVIGDRFSYHSNIPATVTAMEHVSGGRLFLTHSPSIFPLLPDGSVLLAGHTHCGQVRIFGWSPGRQPYDKRYRCGVVREGKRIVVVTGGLGTSGPPIRIGEPPDLWLLTLGP
- a CDS encoding Dps family protein, coding for MSTSDLKTPTDLTSNATKSVQDALNAILADTFALYMKTKNFHWHVSGPHFRDYHLMLDEQAAQIFASTDDIAERVRKTGNTTLRSIGDIARHQTIKDNDKDFVGPDAMLKELRDDNLALVEHLREAKDIADDAKDNATSAMIDDWTDQAERRAWFLFEAGRKA
- a CDS encoding cisplatin damage response ATP-dependent DNA ligase, translating into MHAFAQLLDSLIYTRSRNAKLKLIGDYLRATPDPDRGWAMAALTGDLDLKAVKPAVIRALIEERVDPVLFRMSRDYVGDTAETIALLWPGADDGAGEPLSVSNVVDTLNSLSRSDAPAALAAMLDRMDAEERFALLKMATGALRIGVSARLAKTALANAFGVEVDAVEEVWHAIRPPYAELFDWVEGRGEQPTAADVPVFRPFMLAHPLEELRVDLKDYAAEWKWDGIRVQLVHVGGETRLYSRAGDDITGSFPDVASAFATPGVLDGELMVKGEFQGGEAASFNALQQRLGRKVVSGKMLADYPAFVRLYDILFDGAEDLRPLTWTERRKRLEAFARHLDPDRFDVSALIDAADFDALEEVRAGARDAAIEGVMLKRRDSDYVAGRRTGLWYKWKRDPLTADCVMMYAQRGSGRRSSYYSDYTFGCWTEDGELLPVGKAYSGITDDELKMLDSFVRNHTLNRFGPVREVEKTLVLEVAFDSIHESKRHKSGVAMRFPRIHRIRTDKPAAEADRLDTLKRMIT
- the rpmG gene encoding 50S ribosomal protein L33, with translation MAKPATVKIKLVSSADTGFFYVTKKNPRNQTEKLSFRKYDPIARKHVEFKEAKIK
- a CDS encoding TerC family protein encodes the protein MSIIELLASPAAWAALLTLIVMEVVLGIDNLVFISILSNKLPEAERSRTRRIGITLALVMRIALLFSIFIIVGLVKPVFDLGLTGALDAHGNPTFETAFSIRDLILIAGGLFLIYKATKEIHHSVDPDESDSALDKTNSQKSLGFTAAIVQILALDLVFSIDSILTAVGMTDELPIMIAAVVVAVGVMMLAADPLGNFIEKNPTVVMLALGFLLMIGLVLIADGFGVHVPKGYVYTAMAFSAGVEMLNIWSRRARERRRGNTAGH
- a CDS encoding GNAT family N-acetyltransferase; its protein translation is MTSNTITARVADGVSAIPAADWNACAGAGNPFVGHAFLSILEESGSVGPGTGWQPLPVIVDGVDGRPGAVAPAFAKSHSQGEYVFDHAWADAWERAGGNYYPKLQVAAPFTPVPGPRLLLRDANLAPALIGALEALTDNNNLSSAHATFVAPDQVPLFEAAGWLIRTGTQFHWRNDGYASFDDFLAALSSRKRKAIRHERAKAVEGLTIRHLTGADLTEAHWDAFWTFYQDTGSRKWGHPYLTRSFFSLLGERMSKRTLLILAERDGRPIAGALNLIGADTLYGRYWGCTEDVPFLHFELCYYQAIDAAIARGLSTVEAGAQGEHKLARGYVPVTTWSAHYIPDRGFRCAVADFLARERLGVESDQDYLAALTPFKRDQ
- a CDS encoding HAD family hydrolase: MTRPLLICDCDEVLLHMVRHFGTWMRERHDMHFAYETGSFVAITAADGSPVEPAAAFAMLDEFFPAEMERQTLVPAAAEALAAIARQADIVILTNLGDHCRDHRITQLAAHGINHRVETNRGGKGDPVARLVAEYGPSVTVFVDDLAVHHESVAKHAPSVHRLHLVAEPAMAHNVPPAPFAHARIDDWEGARDWIVQRFADNLPADTEGMPA
- a CDS encoding cold-shock protein, whose product is MSFDKGGRGNRGGRGRDKRDSFGGDDFGGGGGDFGGGGFGGGDRFGGGGGYGGGGGGGYRGGGGGGFGGGGGGGFRGGGGGGGFRGGGGGGGGMPPQVVGEGTGVVKFFNGQKGFGFVVRDDGGEDVFVHISAVEQAGLTGLAEGQPLGFTLVDRGGRISATDLKIDGEPMPVTDRGPPRDRDAGPRAGGGGGGRELTGEKATGTVKFFNAMKGFGFIQRDDGQPDAFVHISAVERAGMTNLNEGDRLEFELEIDTRRGKHAAVNLTAI
- a CDS encoding DMT family transporter, with the protein product MTPVALASLLMIASGAIHAMVSAIVKGGKSKMASRAATDSTSATILLPAIAIVPWPTGAWGWLAASTVVHLLYLYAMIRTYEVADFSAAYPAMRGTAPLLTAAISVGLFGEHLDTPVAIGIVMIGAALFTLVFHRHLGRNALGWAMTTGAMTALYTVADAHGVRAAPTPFSYIAWDFVLLGVVSVSVFATATRGRVFADMRSAWRPCAVAGVLSIVTYGLALYALSFGPTAPLAALRETGMVTALLLAIVFLKERVTAARAIAVFGILGGAALILAG
- a CDS encoding response regulator; the protein is MAKRVLVVEDNELNLKLFCDLLRAHEFETEPVRDGREAVDKARAFFPDLIVMDIQLPHVSGLDLIEQIKSDEALKRTPIMAVTAYAGREDEDRIRAAGADAFVSKPISVARFVDEVNALL
- a CDS encoding RidA family protein, yielding MTDRIDRKLEEMGLSLPTAAAPVASYVPTVDAGGLLHISGQLPFRDGKVVTGKLGDDVDKVAGQEAAELCGLMLVAQIKAALGGDLSRVERIVKLGVFVNSTPDFTDQPEVANGASNLMEALFGDAGKHARSAVGVAALPRGAAVEVDAVVKLTA